The Lycium barbarum isolate Lr01 chromosome 9, ASM1917538v2, whole genome shotgun sequence genome has a segment encoding these proteins:
- the LOC132612323 gene encoding uncharacterized protein LOC132612323, which yields MAEVYKVSFYSEEIEVTVTKDSSVVKSWILQTLQTHRRRLRKLIVGIDIEWLPCFNPEESHPVALLQLCVGPCCLLFQLLHKDAVPGFLVDFLGNPNFKFVGVGVTEDAKKLLCDHRLFVANTEPIGVIWEDGIEENGERGTLESNGEAIECNIE from the coding sequence ATGGCTGAGGTTTACAAAGTCTCTTTTTACAGTGAAGAAATCGAAGTTACCGTCACCAAAGACTCCTCAGTCGTCAAGAGTTGGATTCTGCAAACATTGCAGACTCATCGTCGTAGGCTCCGCAAGCTCATCGTGGGTATCGATATCGAGTGGCTCCCTTGTTTCAACCCGGAGGAAAGTCACCCTGTCGCTCTCCTCCAGCTTTGTGTAGGTCCTTGCTGCCTCCTGTTCCAACTCCTCCACAAAGACGCCGTTCCCGGATTCCTCGTAGACTTTCTGGGGAACCCGAATTTCAAATTCGTGGGGGTCGGGGTTACTGAGGATGCTAAGAAATTGCTCTGCGATCACAGGCTGTTCGTGGCGAATACTGAACCGATTGGCGTTATATGGGAAGATGGGATTGAAGAGAATGGCGAAAGAGGTACTTTGGAAAGTAATGGAGAAGCCATTGAATGTAACATTGAGTAA